A segment of the Candidatus Dormiibacterota bacterium genome:
ACCGGCGCCGTCCGGCCTGACCGGGGCGCGGCCGCGGTGGGGCGGAGGGGGCGGGCGTCCCCGCTACCATCCTGACCATGGACTTCGCCTACACCGCCCGGGTCGAGGAGCTGCGCTCCAGGCTCCTCGACTTCATGCAGAGCCACATCCATCCCGCCGAGGCGGTGTTCCGCGAGCAGGTCGAGGCCCAGGGCGACCCCCACGTCAGCCCGCCCGTGATGGGGGAACTGACGGCGGAGGCCCGCCGGCGCGGCCTCTGGAACCTCTTCCTGCCCGACCCGCGATGGGGCGCGGGGCTCACCAACCTCGAGTACGCGCCGCTCGCTGAGATCACCGGGCGCAGCCCCTTCATCGCACCGGAGGCGCTGAACTGCCAGGCGCCGGACACCGGCAACATGGAGATCCTCGCCCAGTTCGGCACCCCCGAGCAGCAGGAGCGCTGGCTGCGTCCGCTGCTCGACGGCGAGATCCGCTCCTGCTTCTCGATGACCGAGCCGGAGGTGGCCAGCAGCGACGCCACCAACATCCGCAGCAGCATCCGGCGCGACGGCGACGAGTACGTCGTCAACGGCCACAAGTGGTGGACCAGCGGCATCGCCGATCCCCGCTGCCGGGTGATCGTCTTCATGGGCAAGACCGACCCGGAGGCCGACCCCCACCAGCAGCAGACCATGGTGCTGGTGCCCGTCGAGACCCCCGGGGTCAGGGTGGTGCGCACCCTGCCGGTGCTCGGCTTCGACGAGGGCCACGGCCACTGCGAGGTCAGGTACGACGACGTGCGCGTGCCCGTG
Coding sequences within it:
- a CDS encoding acyl-CoA dehydrogenase family protein → MDFAYTARVEELRSRLLDFMQSHIHPAEAVFREQVEAQGDPHVSPPVMGELTAEARRRGLWNLFLPDPRWGAGLTNLEYAPLAEITGRSPFIAPEALNCQAPDTGNMEILAQFGTPEQQERWLRPLLDGEIRSCFSMTEPEVASSDATNIRSSIRRDGDEYVVNGHKWWTSGIADPRCRVIVFMGKTDPEADPHQQQTMVLVPVETPGVRVVRTLPVLGFDEGHGHCEVRYDDVRVPVTNRLGDEGSGFAIAQARLGPGRIHHCMRSIGMAERAFDLMCERVRGRVAFGKP